The Kitasatospora herbaricolor region CGCTGCAGGACCGCCCCCGCGCCGGCTACCTGGTACGCGCCGGCGCCCTGGCCGAACTCGCCGACCGGGGGGCCGCCACCGAGGACGGGGCCGGCCGCGTCCAGGTCACCCTCGCGGATCCCACCGGCGACCGCGTCCTGGACGCGCTGCTCACCGAGCTGGGCGAACGGCCCCGCAGCTGGAAGTCGTGGATCAGGCGCAGCCGCGAGGACACGCTGGAGGCCGTCGAGGAGCAGCTCACCGTCCTCGGCGTCACGACCATGGCCGACCGGGACCCGCACGGCCCCGTCGAGCCGCACCGGCGGGTGGCGCTCAAGGATCCGCGCGAGGCCCTGGACCTGCAGGTGCGGGTGGCCGGGCTCGTCCGCGGCGGGGCGCCGCTGGCGCAGGTTTCGTACGCCGATGCCGTCCTGGCGGCGCTCGCCGCCCACGGGCACCTGCGCCTGGTGCTCTCACGCCACGACCGCAAGGCCCACGCCCGGCGGATCGACCACCTCACCGACCGGCTCGCCGACCGGACGCCGGGCCTCGCCCGGGCCGTGACCCGGCTGAACCTGACCATGATCGCCGGGCAGGGCGGCATCGGCGGCGGCTAGAGCAAAATTGGCCGGCCTTGGTGGGGGTCGTCCTGGCCGTGCGGAATCGGATGGAGAGTCCGTCAAGAGTGAACTCGTGGGCGGCGTAGGCGGCGCCCTCGGCTTCGGGCACGGGCTGGGAGCAGGTGAACCCGCAGGAGTCGTAGACGAGTGCCTTCGCCGCACTGAGATCTCCGTGGGTCGGGGCGGTGTTCAGCCACGGTTGGGGAGGGAGATCGGACGGGTGCTCGCGGTTCGTCGGCATTCGTCCACCCTGTCACGGTTGCTCGGCCGCAGTCGGTTCGGTCCGGCGTCGCGGTGGCGGGCCGGCCCGCGGGGACGGGCCCCGGATAGCCGACGGGACGGCTCCAGCGTTTGACCGGGGGCCGGGTCGGGCGTGCGATGGAAGGTGGGCGGGCGGGTGCAAGGTGCCCGTTCCGCGGCGGACCGGGACGGAGGCGCAGCGATGTACGTCCGCACGATCTATCTGACCGGTGATCCGGCGCTGGCCGACGGGGCACTGGAGGGGTTGAAGGCGAAGTCCGTCCAGTCGCTCTCCGGCCAGGCGGGTTACCGGGGGTTCAGCATCTTCTCGGACCGGCGGCTGGGGAAGATCCTGCTGGGCTCGTGGTGGGAGAGCGCGCAGAACGAGCGGGACAGCTGGACGGCGCTGCACGAGCGGCGTCAGGAGCTGCTGAGCGTGTTCGGCGGCACGGTCACCGTGGGTGGCTGGGAGGCCGCGGTGTTCCGCCGGGGCGACGCGCAGCCGGGGGCGGGGTTCCGGCTGGTGCGGCTGGCCTTCGACCCGGCGGCGGCCGGCCGGCTGGTGGAGACGTTCGAGGCGAGCGCGCTGCCCGGGCTGGAGTCGCTGGAGGGGTTCAGCGGCGGCGCGCTGCTGATCGACCGGGCGCGCGGGACCGGGAGCGTCGGCGCGATCTTCCGCGACCGCGCCGCGCTGGAGGCTTCCCGGGGACCGCAGGCGCAGCTGCGTTCGAAGGTGGCGCAGGCGTCGGGTGTGCAGGTGCAGGCGTTGGAGGAGTTCGACGTCGAGCTCCTCCACCGGCCGTAGAGCGGCCGTAACCGGCAGGGGTCCGGCAGGGGTCCGGCGCCGGGTGCTGCCCGGCGCCGGACAGGCCGGCGGCCGGCGGCCGGCGCCGGCGTGAGGGCGGGGGCGGCTCGGCGGGGTTCGTGCCGGGTGCCGTCGGCGACGGCGTGCCGCCGCGCGGTGTGCCTCGGCGGGAACGATGCTCCGGTGGACGGTCCGCGGACGGGGCCCGGTCGCGGTGTCGGGTCGTCAGCTCCTCAGGCGGTCGCCTTGAGGGTGTCGTCGAGCCAGTCGTAGATGCGGGCCTGGGTCAGGCGCATGGCGCCGGGGTGGCAGTGGGCGCCGGCGCCTTCCTCGGCGGTGAACATCATCAGGGTCTTGGGGCAGGTGAGGTGCTCGTAGAGCTGTTCGGGCTGGCCCTTGAAGAACATGTCGTCCTCGGCGTCGCAGACGAGGGTGGGGCACTGGATCCGTTCGGCGATGCCGCCGGCGAGGGTGTAGTCGAGGTAGGAGGCGTTGAAGGCCCGGGGGGTGTCGACGCCCATGACGTACATGCCGTGGTTGATCGCCCAGCGGGCGATCGGGTCCTTGGTCATGATCTGTTCGAGGGCGGTGTCGAGTTCGGGTGCGGACTGCGCGCGCAGGAGCCGCTCGGCCTCCTCGCGGGTGCCGGGGATGTTGCGGACGGAGGTCTGGCCGAGGTCGTAGAGGCCGTCGACGGCGATCAGCGCGGCCAGGCGGTGTTCGAACGCGGCGGCCCGGGGGGCGAGTATCCCGCCCATGCTGATGCCGAGGAGCGCGATGCGGCTGTTGTCGACGTCCGGGAGGGTCTCGGCGAAGTCCACGACGGGGGTGACGACGTTCTCCCAGTCGGGGCGGAACACCAGGCCCTCGTGGTGGCGCGGGCCGGGCATGCCGGGGCCGTCGAAGACCAGCACGGTGTAGCCGCGCTCGACGCCGGCCATCGCCCCGAAGAAGTGCAGTTCCTCCGCGGTGCCGTCGAAGCCGTTGTGCATGATCAGCGTCGGCCGCGGGGTCGCGGAGTCGTCGACGCGGTACAGGTAGCCCGGCAGGGTGGTGCCCTCGTAGGGGATCTCGACCGGCTCGATGATCGGGGTGAACAGCGCGGCCGCCGCTCGGAAGCAGGCCACGCTGCGGTCGTAGGCGTGGTCGTGACGCGGGTCGCTGGGGTGGCCGTGCAGGAAGAACTCGGCCGACCGGTAGTAGTTCGACGCCCGCAGGAACCCGTCCCGGGCACTCACCCGGTGACCGGCCGCCAGCGCCTTCCCGGCCTGGCCGGACACCCGGTCGGCGGTGGCGAGCCACTCGGTGTACCAGCTGGCGTAGTCGCCCTCGGTGATGCGCTCGCCGGTGGCGACGACCTCGCCGAAGTCGGCCCCGCCGTAGGCGATGTGACTCATCGAGCGCAGGGTCTCGTACCAGAACTGGATGTTGTTCGGGAACAGCAGCTGCTTCATCGGGCACTCCTCAAAGCCGTTAAGCACGGATCTGTGCTTACGACGAGAACCGTAGCCCCTCCGGACACTTGAAGCAAACATCTGTGCTTACGATGTGGGGGTGACTCCGAAGGAACTGACCACACGCATCCGCAAGAGCCCCGAACAGGTCCGCGCGGCCGTCCACCAGGCGGTCATCGACCTGCTCTGCGACCCGAAGGGCGAAGACCTCACCATCCCCGCGATCGCCGGGCGCGCCGGCGTCAACCACACCAGCGTCTACCGGCGCTGGGGCAGCCTCGACACACTTCTGGCCGACATGGTCACCACCCGCCTCGAACGCGACTCGCCGCTGAACGACACCGGCACCCTGCGCGGCGACCTCCTGGCCTGGGCCGAAGCCAGCGTCGCAAGCATCCGCACCGCCGAAGGGCGCGCCCTCGTGCGCGCCGTCGTCCTGTCCATGCCGAACAGCGCCCAGGCCCAGGACGAGCGCGCGCAGCACTTCCGGCGCCGGATGCACTCCATCGAGCAGATCCGCCATCGGGCCACGGCCCGGGGCGAGAACCCGCCGCCCCTGGAGCAGATCCTCGACCAGCTCATCGCACCGTTCTACCTGCGGGCGATCTTCGGCATCGACCCGCCGGCCACCGGCTACCCCGAACTCCTCGTCGACAGACTGCTCGGCAACGCACGTGCGGATCCTGCCGTCGACTGACATCCATAAGAGCATCGCCGTGCGGGCGCGGACGGACTCGAAGGCGGCGCAGGCGTCGGGTGTGCGGTGCAGGCGTCGGAGGAGTTCGACGTCGAACTCCTCCACCGGCCGTGGACCGACCGTAACCGGCAGGGTCCGGCGCCGCCCGGGCCGGCCCGGGCGCGGCGGCCGGGCGCGGCGGCGTGAGGCCGGGGCGGCTCAGCGGAGTTCGTGCCGGGTGCCGTCGGCGACGGCGTGCAGCTTGTCCGGGTTGGCCACGTTGTGGATGGTCCGGATGCGGCCCTCCGGGTCGAAGTCGAAGGTGAGCGTGGCGACCACGCGGTCCGGGCCGCGGAAGACCACGCCCGGGCCGCCGTTGATCCAGGTGAGTTCGGCCCGCATCCGCCCGGGCTCGACGCCCTGGTAGGTCACGGTGCCGAGCGCGGCGAACCAACGGGCCACGGTCTCCAGGCCGACGACCGGCTTGAGGGCCTGGCGGACCTTGCCGCCGCCGTCGGTCCACACGGTCACGTCCGGGGAGAGCAGTTCCATCAGGGTGTTGATGTCGCCGCCGGTCGCCGCCGCGAGGAAGCGCTCGGTGACGTCGCGTTGGCGGGTGCGGTCGGCCGTGAAGCGGGGGCGGCGGGCCTGGACGTGCTCGCGGGCGCGGTGCGCGGCCTGCCGGACGGCCGGTTCGGAGCGTTCCACGGCCTGCGCGATCTCCGCGTGGCTGAAGGCGAAGACCTCCTTCAGGACGAAGACCGCCCGCTCCAGGGGGCTCAGCGTCTCCAGGACGACCAGCAGGGCCGTGGAGACGGAGTCCGCGGTGGCGAGGCCGTCGGCGGTGTCGGGGCCGGTGAGGATCGGCTCGGGCAGCCACGGCCCGACGTAGGTCTCGCGCCTGTGGCGGGTGGAGCGCAGCCGTTCCATCGCCAGGTTGGAGATGATCCGGGTCAGGTAGGCCTTGGGGTCGGCGACCTGGGAGCGGTCGGCCGACGACCACTTGAGCCAGGCGTCCTGGACGGTGTCCTCGGCGTCGGCGGCGCTGCCGAGGATCCGGTAGGCGACGGAGAAGAGCAGGGTGCGGTACTGCTGGAAGGCGAGCTGGTCGGGGCCGGGCTGCTGCGGCTGGTTCACTTGGCACTCCTGATCCGGGTGTGGCGGCCGCCGTGCGGCCAGAGGGCGCCCGAGGCGGGCATCTTCTTCATCCGCGCGAAGGTCGCCCACGGCGCGGCGGAGACCGTCTCCTTGTACTTCGCGGCCCGCTTGCCGGTCAGCACGATCCGGCGCGGGCTGTCGTCGGGGTGGGTGAACTGCACGACGGCGTCGGCGCGGCCCAGGCTGACGGGCGTGTGGTAGTAGCCGAAGCGGAACGGCTTGGGTTCCTTGCCGGCCAGCAGGCGCAGGATCGACAGGGCCGCGTGCACGCCGGTGGGCATGCCGCCCTGGCAGGTCCCGTGCATCACGCCGTAGCCCTGGCGGATCGCCGCCGCGTCGCCCACCGCGTGGACGTCCGGGTGGGAGACCGAGCGCAGTGCGCTGTCGGTGACCACCCGGCCGCGTTCGTCGACGGTCAGGCCCGCGGCGGCGGCCAGCGGCGGGACGCGGGTGCCGCTGGTCCACAGCACCGCGGCCGCCGGGACGCCGGTGCCGTCGGCGAGCTCGACGCCGTCCGGCAGCACCTCGACCACCTCGGCGCCGGCGCGCACCTGGACGCCGAGCCGGGCGAGCGCCGCGTCCAGGTGGGCCTTGGCCTTGGGGTGCATGGTCGCGCCCGGCTCCTGGCGGCCGAGCAGCACGACCTGGAGCCGGGGGTGCCGCTCGGCGATCTCCGCGGCGGCCTCGACACCGGTCAGGCCGCTGCCGGCGACCACGACGCTCGCGCCGTCGTCGAGCCCAGTCAGCCGGTCGGCGAGGAGGGCGGCGTCCTGCGGGCTGTCGAGGGTGTAGGCGTGGTCGTCCACGCCCGGGACCGCGGCGGTGTCCGTGACGCTGCCCAGGCCGTAGACCAGGGTGTCGTAGTGCAGGACCTGGTCGTCGTCGATCCGGACGGTCTTCGCCTCGGCGTCCACGGCGGTGACCCAGCCGCGGACGAAGACGGCGCCGGTGCCGTCCAGCAGCTGCGGGATGCTCATCACGGCCGTCGGCCGGCCGGTGGCGGTCATGTGCAGGCGCAGCCGCTCGGTGAAGGTGTCGTGGGGGTTGACCAGGGTCACGCGCAGGTTCCCGCGCTTCCTGGTGCGGGCCGCGAGCTGGATCGCGGCGGCGAGGCCGGCGTAGCCGGCGCCCAGGACCAGGACCTCGTGCTGCCGTGCTGTCGCCTCGTTCATCGTTCTGCTGCCTCCGTCGTGGCGGTGGTTCCCGTTGTGCGGACGACCACCAGACGCAAGCTGCCCTCCCGTTCGTGACATGGGGCCGATGTGCCCTGCGTCACACCCGGAAAGGGGAGGGTGGTGCGGGCGGCGTCGGTGCCCCGGGCGCCGCGACGCGCAGCATTGAATCATGATCGACGGGCTCCGCGCAGGAACTGACGGAGCGGCAGGGCGGGCAGGCAGGCCTCAGCCGCTCGCATGACCGCCCCCGTCCCGGAGGCGGTGGCCGGGCCGCGGGTACCCCGGGTGGGCGCGTGCCGCGGCCGCCCCCGGTGGGAGGGGTGTCCTCCTGCCGGGGGCGGCGCGGTGCGGGGTGCTGCGAGGTGGTGCGGGGCGTGCGGGCCGCCGGGCGTTACGCGGGCTGCTCGGCGGTGTGCAGGGTGCTCACCTCCGCGGCGGTGAGGGCCTTGTCGTACGCGTGGACCTGGTCGATCGAGCCGTTCCAGAAGTCCACGTTGCCGCCGTTCCACTTGGCGCGGCCGAGGCTGAGCGGGCCGGTGGAGACGTCGGCCGACGTGGACGGGACGGTGGCGGCGAGGGTGCCGTCGACGTACAGGGAGATGGTGCCGGCCGCGGCGTCGTGGACGCCGACCAGGTGGTACCAGCGGCCGAGCTGCGGGGTGATCGGCAGCCGGGCCCGGACGCCGCCGGGGACGCTGAAGGCGAAGGCCCCCTGGCCGTACTGCAGGTAGAACGGGTTCTCGGTGCGGCGGCCGTCCTGGCTGGCCACGGTGGCGTAGTTGCCGGGCAGGGCGTCCAGGGTGGCCCAGGCGGAGATGGAGTAGTTGCCGGTGGTGTCGAGGACGGGCCCGGCGCTCTGGGCGTACTGCGCCTGGCCGTCGAACTTCAGGGCGCTGCCGCTGATGCCGGGGGTCCAGGTGGCGCCGGCGGTCAGGGTCAGCGCGGCCTTGTTCGGGCCCTGGTCGGCGGCGGTGGTGCCGGTGCCCTCGTCGAGCGACCAGGAGCCGCCGCCCTTGAGCTCGGAGCGGGCGCCGGCCGCGGCGCCGGCGGCGATGACCTTGAGGTTGATCGCGCGGACCGGGGCCGGGTCGACCTTGATCTGGCGGCGGTCGTACGTCCAGAGGCCGTTCAGCTCGTTCTCCAGGTCGGTGACCTGGGTGTAGACGGAGCCGGAGAGTTCGGCGCCGGCGGCGGCGAGGTAGAACGTCTCGGTGTTCTCGACGTACTTGCGGGTGAGGGCGGCCTTGTCGGTCACGCCGCTGTAGATGACGGTCGGGGCGCCGGGCCACATGTGGCCGGGGGCGCGCAGGGTGAAGCCGCCGTGCTCGCCGTCCATGGCGGCGCGCTTGCCGTCCGGGAACGCCGGGTCGTTGTTGCCGTAGTCGTGGTGGTCGATGATGTCGCCCTTGCCGGAGTCACCCTTGGAGGCGCAGCAGTTGACACCGCTGTGGGCGTTGACGATGCGGGAGGGGTCGGCGGCCTTGACGGCGTCGGTGAGCTTGCCGGTCTCCTCGCGGTTCCACTCGCCCCAGCCCTCGTTGAAGACGATCCAGCCGATCAGGGAGGGGGAGTTGTGGAGGAGCTTCATCTCCGCCATGCCTTCGGCGACGAACTCCTGCTGTCCGGCGGGGGTGCTGAAGTCGCCGGAGACGAAGTCCTGCCAGACGAGCAGGCCCAGCTTGTCGGCCTGGTAGTACCAGCGCGGGGACTCGACCTTGATGTGCTTGCGGACGGCGTTGAAGCCGAGGTCCTTCTGGGCCTTGAGGTCGAAGGTGATGGCGGCGTCGGTGGGTGCGGTGTAGAGGCCGTCGGGCCAGAAGCCCTGGTCGAGTTCGGCGAGTGAGAAGATCGGCTTCCCGTTGAGGACGATCTTCTGGTAGCCGCCGACGTCCTGGACGGCGATCTTCCGCATGCCGAAGTAGCTCTTGACCGTGTCGGTCTGCTTGCCGTTGGTCAGGGTGACCTTGAGGTCGTAGAGGTACGGGTCGTCGGGTGTCCACAGGTGCTGGTTGCTCACCGGCAGGTGGAGCAGGGTGTTGGCGGGGCCGCTGACGGAGCCGACGACGTTGCCCGCGGTGTCCTTGGCGACGGCCTTGACGAGGGTGCCGGCCGGGGCGCCGGGGGAGTTGACGGTGACGGCGAGGGTGCCGGTGTCGATGTCGGGGGTGGTGGTGATGCTGTCGACGGAGGTGGCCGCGACGGGTTCCATCCAGACGGTCTGCCAGATGCCGGAGGACTGGGTGTAGACGATGCCGCCGGGGTTGGCGGACTGCTTGCCGAGGGGCTGGTCGGCGCCGGCGGTGTCGG contains the following coding sequences:
- a CDS encoding RNA polymerase sigma-70 factor, which produces MNQPQQPGPDQLAFQQYRTLLFSVAYRILGSAADAEDTVQDAWLKWSSADRSQVADPKAYLTRIISNLAMERLRSTRHRRETYVGPWLPEPILTGPDTADGLATADSVSTALLVVLETLSPLERAVFVLKEVFAFSHAEIAQAVERSEPAVRQAAHRAREHVQARRPRFTADRTRQRDVTERFLAAATGGDINTLMELLSPDVTVWTDGGGKVRQALKPVVGLETVARWFAALGTVTYQGVEPGRMRAELTWINGGPGVVFRGPDRVVATLTFDFDPEGRIRTIHNVANPDKLHAVADGTRHELR
- a CDS encoding LamG-like jellyroll fold domain-containing protein, producing the protein MTRQPATRHRGRTWALLLAATLSLPLVGLVPAASAAEPSDSTATFAAADPATQAHGLKGEYYRMSAPGARDFAELGGVALDPQINLPGLASTFQETTGRQENTTARWTGQIEAPADGDYTFYAIGDNGFRLFVDGAPVIDHWVPDWDREQTSAALHLKAGERHDFRLEMFQDVGGANMYLRWSSPAMPKQLVPESAFTPPAGFSVYPVALSVAKDGLKVQATFDGKVADVAGVAGHLTVESDTTPMPVKAIATASDDKRSVIVKLSEPIQKGQQVRVRYDGKGGLTSAGQSVPEIARTAANASEHRLTTPWTDKVDKNHPLPEYPRPQQVRDDWLNLNGPWQFAGAAAGEQPVFGKDLGEKIIVPYPVESMLSGLERHEDHMFYRRTVTVPKGWKIGSGQRLKLNFGAVDNQATVWVNGTKVAEHTGGYTGFSADITDALKGTGPLEIVVAVTDTAGADQPLGKQSANPGGIVYTQSSGIWQTVWMEPVAATSVDSITTTPDIDTGTLAVTVNSPGAPAGTLVKAVAKDTAGNVVGSVSGPANTLLHLPVSNQHLWTPDDPYLYDLKVTLTNGKQTDTVKSYFGMRKIAVQDVGGYQKIVLNGKPIFSLAELDQGFWPDGLYTAPTDAAITFDLKAQKDLGFNAVRKHIKVESPRWYYQADKLGLLVWQDFVSGDFSTPAGQQEFVAEGMAEMKLLHNSPSLIGWIVFNEGWGEWNREETGKLTDAVKAADPSRIVNAHSGVNCCASKGDSGKGDIIDHHDYGNNDPAFPDGKRAAMDGEHGGFTLRAPGHMWPGAPTVIYSGVTDKAALTRKYVENTETFYLAAAGAELSGSVYTQVTDLENELNGLWTYDRRQIKVDPAPVRAINLKVIAAGAAAGARSELKGGGSWSLDEGTGTTAADQGPNKAALTLTAGATWTPGISGSALKFDGQAQYAQSAGPVLDTTGNYSISAWATLDALPGNYATVASQDGRRTENPFYLQYGQGAFAFSVPGGVRARLPITPQLGRWYHLVGVHDAAAGTISLYVDGTLAATVPSTSADVSTGPLSLGRAKWNGGNVDFWNGSIDQVHAYDKALTAAEVSTLHTAEQPA
- a CDS encoding GOLPH3/VPS74 family protein, which gives rise to MSRGLHLAAYLLAFDTRARSLQDRPRAGYLVRAGALAELADRGAATEDGAGRVQVTLADPTGDRVLDALLTELGERPRSWKSWIRRSREDTLEAVEEQLTVLGVTTMADRDPHGPVEPHRRVALKDPREALDLQVRVAGLVRGGAPLAQVSYADAVLAALAAHGHLRLVLSRHDRKAHARRIDHLTDRLADRTPGLARAVTRLNLTMIAGQGGIGGG
- a CDS encoding TetR-like C-terminal domain-containing protein, with the protein product MTPKELTTRIRKSPEQVRAAVHQAVIDLLCDPKGEDLTIPAIAGRAGVNHTSVYRRWGSLDTLLADMVTTRLERDSPLNDTGTLRGDLLAWAEASVASIRTAEGRALVRAVVLSMPNSAQAQDERAQHFRRRMHSIEQIRHRATARGENPPPLEQILDQLIAPFYLRAIFGIDPPATGYPELLVDRLLGNARADPAVD
- a CDS encoding alpha/beta hydrolase family protein, which translates into the protein MKQLLFPNNIQFWYETLRSMSHIAYGGADFGEVVATGERITEGDYASWYTEWLATADRVSGQAGKALAAGHRVSARDGFLRASNYYRSAEFFLHGHPSDPRHDHAYDRSVACFRAAAALFTPIIEPVEIPYEGTTLPGYLYRVDDSATPRPTLIMHNGFDGTAEELHFFGAMAGVERGYTVLVFDGPGMPGPRHHEGLVFRPDWENVVTPVVDFAETLPDVDNSRIALLGISMGGILAPRAAAFEHRLAALIAVDGLYDLGQTSVRNIPGTREEAERLLRAQSAPELDTALEQIMTKDPIARWAINHGMYVMGVDTPRAFNASYLDYTLAGGIAERIQCPTLVCDAEDDMFFKGQPEQLYEHLTCPKTLMMFTAEEGAGAHCHPGAMRLTQARIYDWLDDTLKATA
- a CDS encoding NAD(P)/FAD-dependent oxidoreductase, which codes for MNEATARQHEVLVLGAGYAGLAAAIQLAARTRKRGNLRVTLVNPHDTFTERLRLHMTATGRPTAVMSIPQLLDGTGAVFVRGWVTAVDAEAKTVRIDDDQVLHYDTLVYGLGSVTDTAAVPGVDDHAYTLDSPQDAALLADRLTGLDDGASVVVAGSGLTGVEAAAEIAERHPRLQVVLLGRQEPGATMHPKAKAHLDAALARLGVQVRAGAEVVEVLPDGVELADGTGVPAAAVLWTSGTRVPPLAAAAGLTVDERGRVVTDSALRSVSHPDVHAVGDAAAIRQGYGVMHGTCQGGMPTGVHAALSILRLLAGKEPKPFRFGYYHTPVSLGRADAVVQFTHPDDSPRRIVLTGKRAAKYKETVSAAPWATFARMKKMPASGALWPHGGRHTRIRSAK
- a CDS encoding MepB family protein, with protein sequence MPTNREHPSDLPPQPWLNTAPTHGDLSAAKALVYDSCGFTCSQPVPEAEGAAYAAHEFTLDGLSIRFRTARTTPTKAGQFCSSRRRCRPARRSWSGSAGSRPGRGPASGRRAGR